A genome region from Myripristis murdjan chromosome 16, fMyrMur1.1, whole genome shotgun sequence includes the following:
- the macf1b gene encoding microtubule-actin cross-linking factor 1: MLENSNVVRGSSTEHSLCILEQKWASVYSKVQERKVKLTEGLSLAKEFHSNIQELLTKMAKCEESIGLLPPASFVLDTVCAQLQDHKTLVNEVNCYGEKKTTVENAGSRLTELSRKEDCDVIQNLIMTVQDRYKKLQQRTAERGRILEEVKKNARQFNESWRLLLDWMTEVEQTLDTHKEIAVSYDEIKQQLTEQKEFQKLLRSKRPMYDATLKSGRSLHERAQTNQDRQHLENLLAELKDAWDTISGKSLERQHKLEEALLFSGRFTDALQALNDWLYRAEPQLAEDVPVGGDKDMVSNLIEKHKAFQKELGKRAGCIRTLKRSVRDLTRSSTADAHWLQEQMDELESRWEAVCKLSVTKQDRLEAALQQAEKFDGLVHTFMERLTEAERVLKYGVIPEEEEGLLAFRRQHQESMSALQAQEMELENIRCLGEEILSSCHPDSIITLKSWISVTKTRYEEVQTWALQQGQKIQSGVAALEAEKEEVQRLLDWIASAEEALNLREQEPLPETIAQNQELIEQHMVFMEELNKKVPEVEHATKSCKHKSISKQQASPSKRPLTKRRSTQKIQPAAHVPLEHLDPQTPQLSQLVSHWQKLWLLTAARQNRLEQHQQALKEMEEFANFDFNVWRKRYIQWISHLKSRILDVFRSIDRDQDGRISHKEFIDSVLASKFPTNSLEMNAVANIFDMNGDGFIDYYEFVSALHPSRDPYRRTLDADQINEEVSRQVSQCNCPKRFQVEQISANRYRVSDFRSQTAIQKMFP, from the exons ATGCTGGAGAACAGCAATGTTGTTCGGGGATCCAGCACCGAACACAGCCTGTGTATTCTCGAACAGAAATGGGCGTCTGTTTACAGCAAGGTCCAGGAGCGCAAG GTAAAGCTTACAGAAGGCTTGAGTCTGGCCAAGGAGTTCCACAGTAACATCCAAGAACTACTTACCAAGATGGCCAAGTGCGAGGAGTCCATTGGGCTTCTTCCTCCTGCCAGTTTTGTCCTGGATACAGTCTGTGCTCAGCTACAGGATCACAAG ACACTGGTGAATGAGGTGAACTGTTATGGTGAAAAGAAGACCACGGTGGAGAATGCAGGCTCCAGACTGACAGAACTGAGCAGGAAGGAAGACTGCGATGTGATTCAGAACCTAATCATGACTGTTCAGGACCGCTACAAAAAGCTACAACAACgcactgcagagagaggcaggataCTGGAAGAGGTCAAAAAGAATGCCAGACAG TTCAATGAGTCTTGGCgcctgctgctggactggatgACTGAGGTTGAACAAACTTTAGACACGCATAAAGAGATCGCTGTGTCCTATGACGAAATCAAACAGCAACTGACTGAACAGAAG GAGTTCCAGAAACTCCTGAGGTCAAAGAGGCCCATGTACGATGCCACACTGAAGAGTGGTCGCAGCCTTCATGAGAGGGCGCAAACCAACCAAGACAGACAGCACCTGGAAAACCTGCTGGCTGAGCTCAAAGATGCCTGGGACACCATCAGTGGGAAGTCTTTGGAGAG GCAACATAAACTAGAGGAGGCACTGCTGTTTTCAGGCAGATTCACCGATGCTCTCCAGGCACTGAATGACTGGCTATATAGAGCAGAGCCTCAACTAGCTGAAGACGTTCCTGTTGGTGGGGACAAAGACATGGTCAGCAATCTCATAGAGAAACACAAG gcTTTCCAAAAGGAGCTGGGGAAGCGAGCTGGGTGCATTAGGACACTGAAGCGCTCTGTTAGGGATCTGACCaggagcagcacagctgatgcCCACTGGCTGCAGGAGCAGATGGATGAACTGGAGAGTCGCTGGGAGGCTGTGTGTAAATTGTCGGTCACCAAGCAGGACAGGCTGGAGGCTGCACTTCAGCAG GCTGAAAAGTTTGATGGTCTTGTCCACACTTTCATGGAGCGCCTGACGGAGGCAGAGCGGGTACTGAAATACGGGGTCAtacctgaggaggaggaaggcttgCTTGCCTTCCGCAGACAGCATCAG GAGTCAATGAGTGCTCTGCAGGCCCAGGAGATGGAACTGGAGAACATCAGGTGTCTGGGTGAGGAGATCCTATCCTCCTGTCACCCAGACTCCATAATCACCCTCAAATCTTGGATCAGTGTCACCAAGACCCGTTATGAGGAG GTTCAGACTTGGGCTTTGCAGCAGGGCCAGAAGATCCAGTCCGGTGTGGCAGCactggaggcagagaaagaggaagtcCAGAGGCTTCTGGACTGGATCGCCTCAGCAGAGGAGGCCCTCAACCTCAGGGAACAAGAGCCGCTGCCTGAGACCATTGCTCAGAATCAGGAACTGATTGAGCAGCACATG GTATTCATGGAGGAGCTGAACAAAAAGGTGCCAGAGGTGGAACATGCTACGAAATCCTGCAAACACAAAAGCATCTCTAAACAGCAAGCTTCTCCCAGCAAAAGGCCCCTCACAA AAAGAAGGAGCACTCAGAAGATCCAGCCTGCTGCACACGTCCCCCTGGAGCACCTTGACCCCCAGACCCCACAGCTCAGTCAGCTGGTCAGCCACTGGCAGAAACTTTGGCTCCTGACTGCGGCGAGACAAAACCGTCTGGAGCAACACCAGCAAGCACTCAAAGAG ATGGAAGAATTTGCAAACTTCGACTTCAACGTTTGGCGAAAGCGCTATATACAGTGGATTAGCCATTTGAAGTCTCGGATCCTAGACGTTTTCCGCAGCATCGACCGGGACCAGGACGGGCGCATCAGCCACAAGGAGTTCATTGACAGTGTCCTTGCTTCTA aATTTCCCACAAACTCTCTGGAGATGAATGCAGTGGCAAACATCTTTGACATGAACGGCGACGGCTTCATTGACTACTATGAGTTTGTGAGTGCGCTACACCCTAGCAGAGATCCATACAGGAGAACTCTGGATGCAGACCAAATCAATGAAGAG GTGAGTCGACAGGTATCCCAGTGTAACTGCCCCAAGAGATTCCAGGTGGAGCAAATAAGTGCCAACAGATACAGGGTGAGTGATTTTCGTTCTCAGACAGCTATTCAGAAAATGTTTCCGTAA
- the LOC115373961 gene encoding microtubule-actin cross-linking factor 1-like: MVRVGGGWTALDEFLVKNDPCRVKGRTNLKIKEKYLSPAGGSSKGLTVSRSNSSLSLYSSASAPTSPMTRKALLRRSLSGDRCIRPRSSIAALGSDLQFATPGEDKSPSPSEEAERLPT, encoded by the exons ATGGTGAGGGTCGGAGGTGGCTGGACCGCTCTGGACGAGTTTCTGGTCAAGAATGATCCCTGTAGAG TAAAGGGTCGGACTAACCTAAAGATCAAGGAGAAGTACTTGTCTCCTGCTGGAGGCTCCTCAAAGGGTTTGACTGTCAGCAGGTCCAACTCCAGCCTCAGCCTCTACAGCAGTGCCTCCGCCCCCACCAGCCCCATGACACGCAAG GCATTGCTCCGCAGGAGTTTATCGGGTGACCGCTGTATCCGACCCAGGAGCTCCATAGCTGCTTTGGGATCTGATCTACAGTTTGCCACTCCAGGGGAGGACAAGTCCCCTTCACCATCAG aaGAAGCCGAGCGCTTGCCCACATGA